The following coding sequences lie in one Listeria ivanovii subsp. londoniensis genomic window:
- the gcvPA gene encoding aminomethyl-transferring glycine dehydrogenase subunit GcvPA, with the protein MAKHRYLPMTEQDEKEMLDTIGVASIDDLFQDIPEKIRFKRDYNLKPAKSEPALLRELSKLASKNANTTEYASFLGAGVYSHYIPTAVDHVISRSEFYTAYTPYQPEISQGELQAIFEFQTMIAELTGMDLANSSMYDGGTALAEAAMLASGHSKRKKILISGAVHPESINVLKTYASGQHIEVEVIPELDGKTDIDALKKALTDDIAGFAVQYPNFYGQVEPLAEMEQLIHENNSLLLVSSNPLALGILTPPGEFGADIVVGDSQVFGIPESFGGPHCGFFAVTNKLMRKVPGRLVGETVDENGKRGYVLTLQAREQHIRRDKATSNICSNQALNALASSVAMATLGKVGLPEMAKQNLDKSHYAKQKFRESGFEVLFSDSFFNEFVIKLSKQIKEVNEALLDEGIIGGYDLGFYDAKYENHMLVAVTEMRTKEEIDAFVASLEGVK; encoded by the coding sequence ATGGCAAAACATCGTTATTTACCGATGACGGAACAAGATGAAAAAGAGATGCTTGATACTATTGGAGTAGCGTCAATTGATGATTTATTTCAAGATATTCCAGAAAAAATTAGATTTAAAAGAGACTATAATTTAAAACCAGCGAAATCAGAACCAGCATTACTTCGAGAATTATCCAAGCTTGCTTCTAAAAATGCCAATACAACTGAATATGCCTCATTTTTAGGAGCTGGTGTATATAGCCATTATATTCCTACAGCAGTGGATCATGTGATTTCTCGGTCTGAATTTTATACAGCATACACTCCCTATCAACCAGAAATCTCGCAAGGGGAATTACAAGCTATTTTTGAATTTCAAACGATGATTGCTGAATTAACGGGAATGGATTTAGCGAATTCTTCGATGTATGACGGTGGAACAGCACTTGCAGAAGCAGCGATGTTAGCTAGTGGACACTCGAAGCGTAAAAAAATACTTATTTCTGGAGCAGTCCACCCAGAAAGCATCAATGTATTGAAAACATATGCTTCTGGACAACATATTGAAGTAGAAGTGATACCAGAATTAGATGGTAAGACAGATATAGATGCACTAAAAAAAGCACTTACAGACGATATTGCTGGATTTGCTGTACAATATCCCAATTTCTATGGTCAAGTAGAACCATTAGCAGAAATGGAGCAGTTAATTCACGAAAATAATTCATTGTTACTTGTTTCTAGTAATCCGCTTGCGCTTGGTATACTTACGCCACCAGGGGAATTTGGTGCAGATATTGTTGTTGGTGATTCACAAGTCTTCGGTATCCCAGAGTCTTTTGGTGGACCGCACTGTGGATTCTTTGCCGTAACTAATAAATTAATGCGAAAAGTGCCTGGTAGACTTGTAGGAGAGACAGTGGATGAAAACGGAAAACGTGGTTATGTATTAACTTTACAAGCGCGTGAACAACATATTCGTCGAGATAAAGCTACTTCTAACATATGCTCTAACCAAGCTTTGAATGCTCTTGCGTCATCAGTTGCAATGGCGACATTAGGGAAAGTCGGCTTACCTGAAATGGCGAAACAAAACTTAGATAAATCTCATTATGCCAAACAAAAATTCCGAGAAAGTGGATTTGAGGTTTTATTTTCAGATAGTTTTTTCAATGAATTTGTAATCAAGCTTTCGAAACAAATCAAAGAAGTTAATGAAGCGCTTTTAGATGAAGGGATTATTGGTGGATATGATCTTGGATTTTACGATGCTAAATACGAAAATCATATGCTTGTAGCAGTAACTGAGATGCGTACAAAAGAGGAAATTGATGCCTTTGTGGCAAGTTTGGAGGGTGTAAAATGA
- a CDS encoding M24 family metallopeptidase → MSKLTKIQETLGKEKIEAVLVTSEFNRRYVSGFTGTSGVALILPEKAYFVTDFRYTEQAAKQAEGYEIVKHEGHIFDTVEELLSQNSTKTLHFEADYVTVSEFKQMERVFNRELIPLTGFFEEMRKVKTASELKAIRTACDIADAAFAHIIKFIKPGMAEIEVSNELEFFMRRAGATSSSFDTIVASGLRSAFPHGVASDKKIEIGDFVTMDYGCYYDGYCSDMTRTIAVGEPAEKLKEIYQITLDAQLKVIDSLKPGMTGIEADAIARDYIASFGYGDAFGHSLGHGIGLEIHEGPNLSFKNPQKLEVGHVVTDEPGIYLPGIGGVRIEDDLLITETGNEILIHSPKELIIL, encoded by the coding sequence ATGTCTAAATTAACTAAAATTCAAGAAACACTTGGAAAAGAAAAGATTGAAGCGGTTCTTGTCACAAGTGAATTTAATAGAAGGTATGTGTCTGGTTTTACAGGGACTAGTGGTGTAGCGCTAATTTTACCAGAAAAAGCTTATTTTGTGACTGACTTCCGTTATACAGAACAAGCAGCAAAACAAGCGGAAGGATATGAAATTGTAAAGCATGAAGGGCATATTTTTGATACAGTAGAGGAATTGTTATCGCAAAATTCGACTAAAACATTACATTTTGAAGCAGATTATGTGACTGTTTCTGAATTTAAACAAATGGAACGAGTATTTAACCGTGAATTAATTCCACTCACTGGCTTTTTTGAAGAAATGCGTAAAGTGAAAACCGCAAGCGAACTAAAAGCGATTCGTACAGCTTGTGATATTGCCGATGCAGCCTTTGCTCATATTATTAAATTCATTAAACCGGGCATGGCAGAAATAGAAGTATCTAATGAGTTAGAATTCTTTATGAGACGAGCTGGGGCAACATCGTCTTCTTTCGATACTATTGTCGCTTCAGGTCTTCGTTCTGCATTTCCACATGGTGTTGCTTCCGATAAAAAAATCGAAATTGGCGATTTTGTTACTATGGACTACGGTTGTTATTATGATGGTTATTGTTCTGATATGACAAGAACAATTGCAGTTGGGGAACCGGCAGAAAAATTAAAAGAAATTTATCAAATTACATTGGATGCACAATTAAAAGTAATTGATAGCTTAAAACCGGGAATGACCGGGATTGAAGCAGATGCGATTGCTCGTGATTATATTGCTTCATTTGGTTACGGAGATGCATTTGGTCATTCGCTCGGCCATGGAATCGGTCTCGAAATTCATGAAGGGCCTAATTTATCATTTAAAAACCCTCAAAAGTTAGAAGTAGGGCATGTGGTTACAGATGAGCCAGGAATTTATTTGCCAGGAATCGGTGGCGTGAGAATTGAGGATGATTTATTGATTACTGAAACAGGTAATGAAATTCTAATCCATTCACCAAAAGAATTAATTATTTTATAA
- the accC gene encoding acetyl-CoA carboxylase biotin carboxylase subunit, with protein sequence MIKKVLVANRGEIAVRIIRAAKELGVETVAIYSEADREALHIQLADEAYCVGPAATKDSYLNMSNIISVAVLTNCDAIHPGYGFLAENADFAELCEDCNITFIGPSAAAISQMGTKDVARETMRKAGVPIVPGSQGIVADVEDGKKIAKKIGYPVIIKATAGGGGKGIRVAENEEKLISGIQTTQQEAEAAFGDPGVYLEKYIQDFRHVEIQVLADNHGNVIHLGERDCSIQRRLQKLIEESPSPAIDEKTRQKMGKAAVKAAKAVNYSGAGTIEFIFDHHENNFYFMEMNTRIQVEHPVTELVTGIDLVKQQFLVASGEELKIKQADVKLTGWAMECRINAENPEKNFMPAPGEIKFYLPPGGLGVRIDSAAYPNYKIPPYYDSMIAKVICYAETREEVIQKMKRALSEFAIDGIPSTIPFHLRVLDSDVFLSGDFNTKFLEQNDVMNLSKEG encoded by the coding sequence ATGATTAAAAAAGTACTGGTAGCGAACCGTGGAGAAATCGCTGTCCGTATCATTCGCGCTGCAAAAGAGCTTGGAGTGGAGACAGTTGCGATATATTCGGAAGCAGATAGAGAAGCACTACATATTCAGCTAGCGGATGAAGCTTATTGTGTAGGTCCCGCGGCAACAAAAGATAGTTATTTAAATATGTCAAACATTATTAGTGTAGCTGTTTTAACAAACTGTGATGCAATTCATCCAGGCTATGGCTTTTTAGCTGAAAACGCGGATTTTGCAGAGCTTTGTGAAGACTGCAATATTACCTTTATTGGACCAAGTGCTGCTGCTATATCCCAAATGGGGACGAAAGACGTGGCCCGTGAAACAATGCGTAAAGCTGGGGTTCCAATTGTCCCTGGTTCACAAGGGATAGTAGCCGACGTTGAGGATGGTAAAAAAATCGCTAAAAAAATCGGTTATCCGGTCATCATTAAAGCAACAGCTGGTGGTGGTGGTAAAGGAATTCGTGTAGCAGAAAATGAAGAAAAATTAATTTCTGGAATTCAAACGACACAACAAGAAGCCGAAGCCGCCTTTGGTGACCCTGGTGTCTATTTAGAGAAATATATTCAAGATTTCCGTCATGTGGAAATTCAAGTGCTTGCTGACAACCATGGCAATGTGATTCATTTAGGAGAACGTGATTGTAGTATTCAACGTCGCTTGCAAAAGCTAATCGAGGAATCCCCGTCACCTGCTATTGATGAAAAAACTCGCCAGAAAATGGGGAAAGCAGCTGTTAAAGCAGCAAAAGCAGTTAATTATTCGGGTGCCGGAACGATTGAATTTATCTTTGATCATCATGAAAATAATTTCTACTTTATGGAAATGAATACGCGTATTCAAGTAGAACATCCTGTCACAGAACTTGTAACAGGAATTGATTTGGTAAAACAACAATTTTTAGTGGCTTCAGGGGAAGAACTAAAAATTAAACAAGCGGATGTAAAACTAACTGGTTGGGCAATGGAATGTCGGATTAATGCCGAAAATCCAGAGAAAAACTTTATGCCTGCACCTGGTGAAATTAAGTTTTATCTTCCACCAGGTGGTTTAGGAGTCCGAATTGATTCGGCAGCTTATCCTAATTATAAAATCCCACCTTATTATGATTCGATGATTGCAAAAGTAATTTGTTATGCAGAAACTCGCGAAGAAGTAATACAAAAAATGAAGCGAGCATTGTCCGAGTTTGCTATTGATGGCATTCCTTCGACAATACCATTCCATTTACGTGTATTAGATAGTGATGTATTTTTGTCAGGAGACTTCAATACAAAATTCTTGGAGCAAAATGATGTAATGAATCTTTCTAAGGAGGGTTAA
- a CDS encoding Asp23/Gls24 family envelope stress response protein has protein sequence MAYTKDLRKQNDAPLGKIEIAPEVIGVIAGLAASEIENVAYMQGGFATEMREKFSGAVNYRKGVKVELTEEGILIELYCSVLFGATIPLVAQNIQDVVRDTIYNMTGLNVLEINVHIVGVQFEKTETLSFDDFEL, from the coding sequence ATGGCTTACACAAAAGATTTACGTAAACAAAATGATGCACCGCTTGGTAAAATAGAGATTGCACCTGAAGTAATTGGTGTAATTGCTGGACTTGCTGCTAGTGAAATCGAAAATGTAGCCTATATGCAAGGTGGCTTTGCGACTGAAATGCGTGAAAAATTCAGTGGTGCTGTTAACTACCGAAAAGGCGTAAAAGTCGAATTAACTGAAGAAGGTATTTTAATCGAACTTTATTGTTCTGTCTTATTTGGCGCGACAATTCCACTTGTTGCTCAAAATATTCAAGATGTAGTTAGAGACACGATTTATAATATGACTGGACTAAATGTACTTGAAATTAATGTGCATATCGTTGGAGTCCAATTTGAAAAAACAGAAACACTTTCCTTCGATGATTTTGAACTATAA
- the efp gene encoding elongation factor P, with the protein MISVNDFKTGLTIEVDNGIWRVLDFQHVKPGKGAAFVRSKLRNLRTGAIQEKTFRGGEKVAKAQIDNRKMAYLYADGSNHVFMDNESYEQIELPEDQIAHELKFLKENMEINIIMYQGETIGIDLPNTVELIVTATDPGIKGDTSSGGSKPATLETGLVVQVPFFVNEGDKLVINTTEAAYVSRA; encoded by the coding sequence ATGATTTCAGTAAATGACTTTAAAACAGGGTTAACGATAGAGGTAGATAATGGGATTTGGCGCGTGCTAGATTTCCAACATGTGAAACCTGGAAAAGGAGCAGCATTCGTACGTTCTAAATTGCGTAACCTTCGTACTGGTGCAATCCAAGAAAAAACATTCCGCGGTGGCGAAAAAGTAGCTAAAGCACAAATTGATAACCGTAAAATGGCTTATTTATACGCAGACGGCTCCAATCATGTTTTCATGGACAATGAGTCTTATGAACAAATTGAGCTTCCAGAAGACCAAATTGCGCATGAGCTTAAATTCTTAAAAGAAAATATGGAAATTAATATTATCATGTACCAAGGAGAAACAATCGGGATTGATTTACCAAATACAGTTGAATTAATTGTTACTGCCACTGATCCCGGAATTAAAGGTGATACTTCGTCTGGTGGTTCTAAACCAGCAACGTTAGAAACTGGACTTGTTGTACAAGTACCGTTTTTCGTGAACGAAGGAGATAAATTAGTTATTAATACAACCGAAGCAGCATATGTTTCTCGGGCGTAA
- a CDS encoding rhodanese-like domain-containing protein: MISWIIALTILVILLAYEIYQFVMRRKAVKVLTEEEFKQGYRKAQLIDVREPNEFDAGHILGARNIPVTQMKNRTTEIRQDLPVYLYCQTAQRSNRAAIMLYKRGYHNVYQLKGGFRKWKGKTKSK; encoded by the coding sequence TTGATTAGTTGGATTATAGCGCTTACTATTCTGGTTATTCTTTTAGCATATGAAATTTACCAGTTTGTAATGCGTCGCAAAGCAGTAAAAGTTTTAACAGAGGAAGAATTTAAGCAAGGATATCGCAAAGCGCAATTAATTGACGTTCGCGAGCCAAACGAATTCGACGCTGGTCATATTCTTGGAGCTAGAAATATTCCAGTAACACAAATGAAAAACCGTACGACTGAGATTCGCCAAGATTTACCAGTTTATCTATATTGTCAAACTGCTCAACGTAGTAACCGTGCAGCAATCATGCTATACAAACGTGGTTATCATAACGTTTACCAACTTAAAGGCGGCTTCCGTAAATGGAAAGGTAAAACAAAATCTAAATAA
- the comGB gene encoding competence type IV pilus assembly protein ComGB: protein MDFFKRINWKDDGEFLIRTASLLDKGFSLEATISFLTITSPKEHTRYEKIIASLSLGNSFAHSLQQNDFPEFICSQLHYASSHGFFIQTVRETGIHMQRKAAEQTALKKAFQYPLVLFSTVILVFFLLRIFLLPKFELLFEQLSNNGSMESSFTYFLLEKVPIILGAFFLLLFLSMRFFIKKQKQKNAYQRANFYCRIPYICQFSRIHYSQIFSREMGYLLKSGLSISHIMQLFESKSSPQFFQAIAKRILSSLEEGFPLTKALAQMSVFEKELYYIVAHGEKNGRLAEELLFYYNLCHQKALIKTEKLFSFIQPVVFIIIGILIISIYLSILYPMFSMVNQI, encoded by the coding sequence ATGGATTTTTTTAAAAGGATTAACTGGAAAGATGATGGCGAGTTTTTAATCAGAACCGCTAGTTTACTCGATAAAGGATTTTCTCTCGAAGCTACAATTAGTTTTTTGACCATCACTTCTCCAAAAGAACATACTCGTTATGAAAAAATTATTGCCTCTCTCTCGCTTGGGAATTCTTTTGCCCATTCACTTCAACAAAATGATTTTCCGGAGTTTATATGTTCTCAACTTCACTATGCCTCAAGTCACGGCTTTTTCATTCAGACAGTCCGCGAAACCGGTATTCATATGCAGCGAAAAGCAGCAGAACAAACTGCTTTAAAGAAAGCTTTCCAATATCCGCTCGTATTGTTCTCTACAGTTATTTTAGTTTTCTTTTTACTACGGATTTTTCTACTCCCCAAATTCGAACTTTTATTCGAGCAATTATCTAATAATGGTTCAATGGAATCAAGCTTCACTTATTTTTTACTAGAAAAAGTTCCGATTATTTTAGGAGCCTTCTTCCTTCTGCTTTTTTTAAGCATGCGTTTCTTTATAAAAAAGCAAAAACAAAAAAATGCTTATCAACGGGCTAATTTTTATTGTCGCATTCCTTATATATGTCAATTTTCACGAATTCATTATTCACAGATTTTTTCACGTGAAATGGGCTATCTTTTAAAAAGCGGATTGTCCATTTCGCATATTATGCAATTATTCGAAAGCAAGTCTTCCCCACAATTTTTCCAAGCAATTGCAAAACGAATTCTTTCCTCCCTTGAAGAAGGTTTCCCTTTAACAAAGGCCTTAGCACAAATGTCTGTTTTTGAAAAAGAACTTTATTATATAGTTGCGCATGGAGAAAAGAATGGACGTTTAGCGGAAGAATTACTATTTTACTACAATCTTTGTCACCAAAAAGCTTTAATAAAAACAGAAAAACTATTCTCTTTTATTCAACCTGTTGTATTTATTATTATTGGCATTTTAATCATATCTATTTATCTCTCTATTCTATATCCAATGTTTTCAATGGTAAATCAAATTTAA
- the accB gene encoding acetyl-CoA carboxylase biotin carboxyl carrier protein, translating to MLSIDEIKQLIELIDESTLDEFELETKDSKILLKKNKVVATTAISEAPVAIPTVQAVPAVEQSQAPQVETNVADENLELITSPMVGTFYASASPGDADFVSVGSKVSAQSVVCIVEAMKLFNEITADIDGEIAEILVSSGELVEFGQPLFKVRKK from the coding sequence ATGTTATCGATAGATGAAATTAAACAGCTAATAGAGCTGATTGACGAGTCAACCCTAGATGAATTTGAACTAGAAACAAAGGATAGTAAGATTTTACTTAAAAAGAACAAAGTGGTAGCAACTACAGCAATTAGTGAAGCACCAGTAGCTATTCCAACAGTTCAAGCAGTGCCGGCAGTAGAGCAATCACAGGCGCCACAAGTAGAGACAAACGTAGCAGATGAAAACTTAGAATTGATCACTTCCCCAATGGTTGGGACTTTTTATGCATCAGCGTCACCTGGAGATGCCGATTTTGTGAGCGTTGGTTCCAAGGTTTCTGCACAATCAGTTGTATGTATTGTAGAAGCGATGAAATTATTCAACGAAATCACTGCGGATATCGATGGTGAAATTGCAGAAATCTTAGTATCTAGTGGTGAGTTAGTCGAATTTGGACAACCACTTTTCAAAGTTAGAAAAAAATAA
- the gcvT gene encoding glycine cleavage system aminomethyltransferase GcvT, translated as MAELLKTPIHPLYEKYGAKTIDFGGWDLPVQFSGIKAEHEAVRTKAGLFDVSHMGEIIVEGAESTAYLQYLLSNDIEKIKIGKAQYNIMCYENGGTVDDLVVYRLSETKYVLVVNAANTEKDFDWIVKNVRGDVTVSDVSSKYGQLALQGPDAEKILAKLTNIDLNAISFFGFVEDAEIAGVKTIISRSGYTGEDGFEIYMPSDDATKVFEAIMAEKVLPIGLGARDTLRLEAVLALYGQELSKDITPLEAGLNFAVKLKKEADFIGKEALIKQKEAGLTRKLVGIELIERGIPRHDYPVFLDGKQIGVVTSGTQSPTLGTNIGLALIDIAHTELGQEIEIGIRNKKVKAKVVATPFYKRAK; from the coding sequence ATGGCGGAATTATTAAAAACACCGATTCATCCACTTTATGAAAAGTATGGAGCGAAAACCATTGATTTTGGTGGATGGGACTTACCTGTTCAATTTTCTGGTATTAAAGCGGAACATGAAGCCGTGCGAACGAAGGCTGGGCTATTTGATGTATCTCATATGGGAGAAATCATTGTGGAAGGCGCTGAAAGTACAGCATATTTACAATACTTGTTATCAAATGACATAGAAAAAATAAAAATAGGCAAAGCGCAGTATAACATTATGTGTTATGAAAATGGTGGCACAGTAGATGACTTAGTTGTTTATAGATTATCAGAGACTAAATACGTACTAGTTGTTAATGCAGCAAATACAGAAAAAGATTTTGACTGGATAGTAAAAAACGTTAGGGGTGATGTTACTGTCTCTGATGTTTCTTCCAAGTATGGACAATTAGCACTTCAAGGTCCTGATGCAGAGAAAATACTTGCAAAATTAACTAATATTGATTTGAACGCGATTAGTTTCTTTGGTTTTGTAGAAGATGCAGAAATCGCTGGTGTAAAAACAATTATTTCTCGGAGCGGTTATACTGGTGAAGATGGATTTGAAATTTACATGCCAAGTGATGATGCTACCAAAGTATTTGAAGCTATTATGGCAGAAAAAGTATTACCAATTGGTTTAGGTGCTCGAGATACACTACGTTTAGAAGCAGTACTTGCGCTATACGGTCAAGAATTAAGCAAAGATATTACACCACTTGAAGCAGGGCTTAATTTTGCTGTGAAATTAAAAAAAGAAGCTGATTTTATCGGGAAAGAAGCCCTTATTAAACAAAAAGAAGCTGGTTTAACTCGAAAATTAGTCGGAATTGAATTAATTGAACGAGGAATACCACGTCATGATTATCCAGTATTTCTAGATGGAAAACAAATTGGTGTAGTCACTTCAGGAACGCAATCACCGACACTTGGAACCAATATTGGCTTAGCTTTAATAGACATAGCGCACACAGAACTTGGACAAGAAATAGAAATAGGTATCCGGAATAAAAAAGTAAAAGCTAAAGTAGTGGCAACACCATTTTATAAACGTGCAAAGTAA
- a CDS encoding DUF1385 domain-containing protein, producing the protein MSKQNVPSYGGQAVVEGVMFGGKKQTVTAVRRIDGSLEYFYLSKNSPVWVMRLKKIPFLRGIVALIESSAIGSKHLAFATDRYDEDPNNPQEEEKIEKKESKVAMWLGVAVIGILSFVFAKFVMTLIPVFLAELFRPIVPGDTAQVFLESFFKLILLLTYIFAVSQTPIIKRVFQYHGSEHKVINCYEQNLPLTVENVQKQSRLHYRCGSSFILFTVIVGMFIYLLVPTDPLWLRVVDRILLIPVVLGVAFEVLQLTNKCRNIPVLKYLGVPGLWLQLLTTKEPANDQVEVAIASFNELLRIEKEGVPVNNDEPDNLELLE; encoded by the coding sequence TTGAGCAAACAAAACGTACCATCATATGGAGGACAAGCGGTTGTTGAAGGTGTCATGTTTGGTGGTAAAAAACAAACTGTAACAGCCGTTAGACGTATAGATGGTTCATTAGAGTATTTTTATTTATCGAAGAATAGCCCTGTTTGGGTGATGCGACTTAAAAAAATTCCCTTTTTACGCGGAATCGTTGCTTTAATTGAATCTAGCGCGATTGGTTCCAAACATTTAGCATTTGCAACGGACCGTTACGATGAAGATCCAAATAATCCACAAGAAGAGGAAAAAATCGAAAAAAAAGAATCGAAAGTAGCCATGTGGTTAGGGGTTGCGGTGATTGGTATTTTATCATTTGTATTCGCCAAATTCGTTATGACACTTATCCCTGTATTTTTAGCAGAATTATTTCGCCCGATAGTCCCAGGAGACACTGCACAGGTCTTTTTAGAAAGCTTCTTTAAATTGATTCTCTTGCTGACTTACATTTTTGCTGTTTCCCAAACGCCGATAATCAAACGCGTTTTTCAATATCACGGTTCTGAGCATAAAGTGATTAATTGTTATGAACAAAATTTACCGTTAACTGTCGAAAATGTTCAAAAACAGTCTCGGTTACACTATCGTTGCGGTAGTAGCTTTATTTTATTTACGGTCATTGTAGGTATGTTTATTTATTTGCTCGTCCCTACTGACCCGCTTTGGCTTCGTGTGGTTGACCGGATTCTGCTCATTCCAGTTGTACTCGGTGTTGCTTTTGAAGTTTTACAACTAACAAATAAATGTCGAAATATTCCTGTACTTAAATATTTAGGCGTTCCTGGTTTATGGCTGCAACTACTTACAACTAAAGAACCTGCTAACGATCAAGTAGAAGTGGCTATTGCTTCTTTCAATGAGTTATTACGTATTGAAAAAGAAGGAGTCCCCGTGAACAATGATGAACCTGATAATCTGGAACTTTTAGAATAG
- the gcvPB gene encoding aminomethyl-transferring glycine dehydrogenase subunit GcvPB has translation MNLEETMPLVFERSIPGRIGFSLPESDVPETKATDYFDPTYIRATPANLPELSELEIMRHYTNLSNHNFGVDSGFYPLGSCTMKYNPKINEKVARFSGFANIHPNQPESSVQGALELLFDLQTSLVEITGMDEVTLQPAAGAHGEWTGLMLIRAFHEKNGDTKRTKVIIPDSAHGTNPASAAVAGFDVVTVKSNEKGLVDVNDLKKVVGDDTAALMLTNPNTLGLFEKDIVEMAEIVHEAGGKLYYDGANLNAIMAKVRPGDMGFDVVHLNLHKTFTGPHGGGGPGSGPIGVKKDLIPFLPTPVLTKNNNFYTFDYNYPESIGRVKPYYGNFGINVRAYTYIRTMGPDGLKLVTEYAVLNANYMMRKLQQAYDLPFDQVCKHEFVLSGNRQKKLGVRTIDIAKRLLDHNFHPPTVYFPLIVGEAIMIEPTETESKETLDSFIDTMLKIAKEAEENPEIVQEAPHSTYVKRLNETRAARKPVLRYQK, from the coding sequence ATGAATTTAGAAGAGACAATGCCGCTAGTTTTTGAGCGCTCTATCCCGGGAAGAATTGGATTTAGTTTACCAGAAAGTGACGTGCCGGAAACAAAAGCGACTGATTACTTTGATCCAACATATATTCGTGCTACACCAGCTAATTTACCTGAATTAAGCGAACTAGAAATTATGCGCCATTATACGAATTTATCTAATCATAATTTTGGCGTGGATTCTGGCTTCTATCCATTAGGTTCTTGTACAATGAAATATAATCCAAAAATTAATGAGAAAGTTGCGCGATTCTCAGGTTTCGCTAATATTCATCCCAACCAGCCTGAAAGTTCAGTTCAAGGTGCACTTGAGCTATTATTTGATTTGCAAACGAGTTTAGTCGAAATTACTGGGATGGATGAAGTGACACTACAACCAGCTGCAGGAGCGCACGGAGAGTGGACAGGACTGATGCTAATTCGTGCTTTCCATGAAAAAAATGGTGATACTAAGCGGACGAAAGTAATTATTCCAGACTCTGCACATGGTACTAATCCTGCATCTGCTGCAGTAGCAGGCTTTGACGTAGTAACGGTTAAGTCGAACGAAAAAGGTCTTGTGGATGTTAATGATTTAAAAAAAGTAGTAGGCGATGACACAGCTGCACTAATGCTTACTAACCCGAATACACTTGGGTTATTTGAAAAAGATATTGTTGAAATGGCAGAAATTGTTCATGAAGCTGGCGGTAAATTATACTATGATGGCGCGAATTTAAACGCAATTATGGCAAAAGTTAGACCAGGTGATATGGGGTTTGATGTCGTCCACTTAAATCTTCACAAAACATTCACCGGTCCTCATGGTGGAGGTGGTCCTGGATCTGGTCCAATCGGTGTGAAAAAGGATTTAATACCATTTTTACCAACACCGGTACTTACTAAAAATAATAATTTTTACACGTTTGATTACAATTATCCGGAATCTATCGGTCGTGTGAAGCCATATTATGGTAACTTTGGGATTAATGTCCGAGCTTATACTTACATTCGGACGATGGGACCAGATGGCCTAAAACTCGTTACTGAGTATGCGGTTCTAAATGCTAATTATATGATGCGTAAATTACAACAAGCATATGATTTACCGTTTGATCAAGTATGTAAGCATGAGTTCGTTTTAAGTGGTAATAGACAGAAAAAACTTGGTGTTCGCACAATTGATATTGCTAAACGTTTGTTAGATCATAATTTCCACCCGCCAACTGTTTATTTCCCACTAATTGTTGGAGAAGCGATTATGATTGAGCCAACTGAAACGGAATCTAAAGAAACACTAGACTCATTTATTGATACGATGTTAAAAATAGCAAAAGAAGCAGAAGAAAATCCGGAAATTGTCCAAGAAGCGCCACACAGTACTTATGTAAAACGACTAAACGAAACGCGTGCTGCTAGAAAACCAGTGTTACGTTATCAAAAATAA